The following coding sequences are from one Paenibacillus tundrae window:
- a CDS encoding decaprenyl-phosphate phosphoribosyltransferase: protein MSTSSVGTGNTLSGLLRLLRPKQWTKNALLFAALLFSFEEIRTETVLTTILGFILFSLVAGCVYILNDYVDRERDQQHPVKKFRPLASGQVNPTHALLFGALLLIGSVGTAFVVNPIFGVLCIVYFILNVSYSFVLKHLVILDMMTIAAGFVLRAIAGGVLIHVPFTPWFLICTLLLSLFLAIGKRRNELTLLEGNTGSHRKVLDNYSITLLDQFNTIVTTATIISYSLFTFTSDRTIHLMWTIPLVIYGMFRYLYLIHMKNQGGSPDRVLFEDKPILITVILYVISVICIFAIFE, encoded by the coding sequence GTGTCAACTAGTTCAGTAGGAACTGGGAACACTCTATCAGGATTATTGCGATTGTTAAGGCCTAAACAATGGACCAAAAATGCATTATTATTTGCAGCATTATTGTTTTCTTTTGAAGAAATTCGCACAGAAACGGTTCTAACGACGATACTTGGTTTTATTTTATTTAGTCTGGTTGCAGGCTGCGTATATATTCTGAATGATTATGTGGACAGAGAAAGGGATCAGCAACATCCGGTGAAGAAATTCCGCCCACTTGCCTCAGGACAGGTTAACCCGACGCATGCCCTTCTATTTGGTGCTTTGCTGTTGATTGGATCTGTAGGAACAGCATTTGTGGTCAACCCGATATTCGGCGTATTGTGTATCGTGTACTTTATACTGAATGTATCTTATTCATTTGTGCTGAAACATCTTGTGATATTGGATATGATGACCATTGCAGCTGGCTTTGTGTTACGGGCAATTGCAGGTGGAGTGTTAATTCATGTTCCTTTTACTCCTTGGTTTTTAATCTGTACGCTGTTACTTTCACTTTTTCTGGCCATTGGAAAACGGAGAAACGAACTTACTTTGCTTGAAGGCAATACAGGCTCTCATCGTAAGGTTCTTGATAACTATTCGATTACCTTATTGGATCAGTTTAATACCATTGTTACAACAGCAACGATTATTAGTTACTCGTTATTTACATTTACGTCGGATCGAACGATACACCTTATGTGGACGATTCCTTTAGTCATTTATGGTATGTTCCGTTACTTGTATTTGATTCATATGAAGAACCAGGGTGGTTCGCCT
- a CDS encoding LL-diaminopimelate aminotransferase, producing MSIDKYQETYIQTNFADRIGGSNYGKDTNIYKFEKIKRAKASAKKDFPDVELIDLGVGEPDEMADAGIVAALAQEASKPENRGYADNGIPEFKEAAAAYLKNVFNVDGIDADTEIVHSIGSKPALAMMPSCFINPGDVTIMTVPGYPVMGTHTKYLGGEVFNIQLTKENNFLPDLTAIPEDIAKRAKLLYLNYPNNPTGASATVEFFTEVVEWAKKYNVVVVHDAPYAALTYDGKKPFSFLSVPGAKDVGVELHSLSKSYNMTGWRIGFVAGNPLVVKAFSDIKDNNDSGQFIAIQKAAAYGLNHPEITEKIAEKYSRRHDMLVAALNELGFQAEKPKGSFFLYVEAPKGVVGGRRFESGEDFSQFLIREKLISSVPWDDAGNFVRFSVTFVAQGEEEEKRVIAEIKRRLSDVQFEF from the coding sequence ATGAGTATCGATAAATATCAAGAAACGTACATTCAAACTAATTTTGCCGACCGCATTGGCGGCTCCAACTATGGTAAAGACACAAACATTTATAAATTTGAGAAAATTAAACGCGCTAAAGCTTCAGCCAAAAAGGATTTCCCTGATGTAGAGCTGATTGACCTTGGTGTTGGCGAGCCTGATGAAATGGCAGATGCAGGTATCGTAGCTGCGCTGGCACAAGAAGCTTCCAAACCGGAGAACCGTGGTTATGCGGACAATGGTATTCCAGAATTCAAGGAAGCTGCTGCAGCTTACCTGAAGAACGTATTTAACGTGGATGGCATTGATGCAGATACGGAAATCGTGCATTCCATCGGTTCGAAGCCTGCACTGGCTATGATGCCTTCTTGCTTCATTAACCCAGGCGATGTAACGATTATGACGGTGCCAGGATATCCAGTAATGGGTACGCACACGAAATATCTTGGTGGAGAAGTGTTCAACATTCAGTTGACGAAAGAAAATAACTTCTTGCCTGATCTGACAGCGATTCCTGAAGACATCGCCAAACGTGCGAAATTGCTTTATCTGAATTACCCAAATAACCCAACGGGTGCAAGTGCAACGGTAGAATTCTTCACCGAGGTTGTGGAATGGGCGAAGAAATACAACGTGGTGGTTGTCCATGACGCTCCTTATGCAGCCCTTACGTATGATGGCAAAAAACCATTCAGCTTCTTATCTGTACCTGGTGCAAAAGACGTTGGGGTTGAGCTACATTCCTTGTCTAAGTCCTACAACATGACAGGTTGGAGAATTGGTTTCGTAGCGGGTAATCCGCTTGTAGTCAAAGCATTCAGTGATATTAAAGACAACAACGATTCCGGTCAATTCATCGCGATCCAGAAAGCTGCTGCTTATGGATTGAATCACCCGGAAATCACTGAAAAAATTGCAGAGAAATATTCCCGTCGTCATGACATGCTTGTTGCTGCATTGAACGAACTGGGCTTCCAGGCTGAAAAACCTAAAGGTTCATTCTTCCTTTATGTTGAAGCTCCGAAAGGTGTAGTTGGTGGACGTCGCTTTGAGTCTGGGGAAGATTTCTCCCAATTCTTGATCCGCGAAAAATTGATTTCTTCTGTACCTTGGGATGATGCAGGCAATTTTGTTCGTTTCTCCGTTACCTTTGTAGCGCAAGGAGAAGAGGAAGAGAAACGTGTTATTGCTGAAATTAAACGCCGCCTAAGCGATGTGCAGTTTGAATTCTAA
- a CDS encoding RluA family pseudouridine synthase yields the protein MEWIISLDHKKERIDKYITESIDNVSRSQVQLWISEGNVTVNGAVVKANTKLAEGDLVVLQIPEPKAVEIIPEDIPLEVVYEDSDVIVINKPRGLVVHPAPGHTSGTLVNALMHHCKDLSGINGELRPGIVHRIDKDTSGLLMAAKNDRAHASLAAQLKDHSVNRRYIALVHGHLSHDQGTIDAPIGRDTNDRKMFTVTERNSKHAVTHFNVTERINDYTLLELKLETGRTHQIRVHLKFIGHPLVGDPVYGRNKGIKMQGQALHAAILGFVHPTTGEYLEFSAPIPQDMEDVLSSLRSR from the coding sequence ATGGAATGGATCATTTCTCTTGACCATAAGAAGGAACGGATCGACAAATATATTACTGAATCTATAGATAATGTATCGCGTTCTCAAGTACAGCTATGGATATCAGAGGGAAATGTTACTGTGAATGGCGCTGTAGTCAAAGCAAATACGAAATTAGCAGAAGGTGATCTTGTTGTACTGCAGATCCCTGAGCCGAAAGCAGTAGAGATCATTCCTGAAGATATTCCACTTGAAGTTGTATACGAGGATAGTGACGTTATCGTCATTAACAAACCTCGGGGGCTTGTTGTGCATCCGGCACCTGGACATACATCGGGTACGCTCGTGAATGCGCTGATGCATCATTGCAAAGACTTGTCCGGGATTAACGGAGAACTGCGTCCAGGCATTGTGCATCGTATTGATAAGGATACATCGGGTTTACTCATGGCTGCCAAAAATGATCGGGCGCATGCCTCATTAGCTGCACAGCTTAAGGATCATAGCGTCAATAGACGGTATATCGCGCTTGTTCATGGCCACTTAAGCCATGATCAGGGCACAATTGATGCACCCATTGGACGAGACACCAATGACCGTAAAATGTTTACGGTAACGGAGCGGAACAGCAAACATGCTGTTACTCATTTTAACGTGACGGAGCGGATCAACGACTATACCTTGTTGGAACTGAAGCTGGAGACAGGACGAACCCATCAGATTCGTGTGCATCTGAAATTTATCGGACATCCGCTTGTGGGGGATCCGGTGTATGGACGAAACAAAGGCATCAAAATGCAAGGACAGGCATTACATGCTGCGATCTTGGGTTTTGTTCATCCGACAACAGGAGAGTATCTGGAGTTCTCTGCTCCGATTCCGCAGGATATGGAAGATGTGCTCTCCTCACTACGTAGCCGCTGA
- the lspA gene encoding signal peptidase II yields MVYYILAFIVFLVDQGTKFLIATRMELREEIPVIGNFFVITSHRNSGAAFGILQDQRWFFIVVTLVVVVALVWYLQKVKDTPHKLLPIALSLVLGGAIGNFLDRALTGEVVDFIQLNFGTYTFPIFNIADSAICIGVALIIIETLLEGRREKAAAQTERNEHHE; encoded by the coding sequence GTGGTGTATTATATCCTCGCTTTTATCGTATTTTTGGTGGATCAGGGAACAAAATTCTTAATTGCAACTCGGATGGAACTAAGAGAAGAAATCCCAGTGATCGGCAATTTCTTTGTCATCACATCACATCGCAACTCGGGTGCAGCCTTTGGCATATTACAGGATCAACGTTGGTTCTTTATTGTCGTTACTTTGGTTGTCGTTGTTGCATTGGTCTGGTATTTGCAAAAGGTAAAGGATACCCCGCACAAATTGCTGCCTATAGCGCTTAGTTTAGTGCTTGGTGGAGCAATTGGAAACTTTCTTGATCGCGCATTAACCGGAGAGGTTGTCGATTTTATCCAGCTTAATTTTGGAACCTATACGTTCCCTATCTTTAATATCGCTGACTCGGCAATCTGTATTGGTGTAGCACTGATCATCATCGAAACCTTGCTTGAGGGACGTCGAGAGAAAGCTGCTGCACAGACTGAAAGGAATGAACACCATGAGTAA
- a CDS encoding TraR/DksA C4-type zinc finger protein: MSHFTGKQLQSLQSQLITEKQDIEHRLKQNEHYGLGDSMRFQTGELSPIDNHPGDLATEMYDREKDISLLEHDEFQLERIDSALHAIQEGHYGICAVCEQPIDYERMQAVPYTKYCKKHQPETVVSENRPVEEEFLAPAFGRTSLDERDDQNGFDGEDAWQIVESWGSSNSPAMAEGRDIDSYDVMAIEATDEIEGCVEAYESFVATDIYGHDVSIVRNRQYRQYLENREGDNLLEPDSSSDDLY; this comes from the coding sequence ATGTCACATTTTACAGGCAAACAACTACAATCCCTTCAATCTCAGCTTATTACTGAGAAGCAGGATATTGAGCATAGGCTCAAGCAGAACGAACACTATGGTCTTGGTGATTCAATGCGATTTCAGACAGGTGAATTATCCCCAATCGATAACCATCCCGGTGATCTAGCTACCGAGATGTATGACCGCGAGAAAGATATTTCCTTACTGGAGCACGATGAGTTCCAATTGGAGCGAATTGATTCTGCTCTTCATGCCATTCAAGAGGGACATTACGGCATATGTGCTGTCTGTGAGCAACCCATTGATTATGAGCGCATGCAGGCAGTTCCTTACACCAAATACTGCAAAAAACATCAACCCGAGACCGTTGTTTCTGAGAATCGACCGGTGGAGGAGGAATTTCTTGCTCCTGCATTTGGCCGAACCAGCTTGGATGAACGAGATGATCAAAATGGCTTCGATGGCGAAGATGCATGGCAGATCGTTGAAAGCTGGGGAAGCTCTAATTCACCGGCGATGGCTGAAGGCCGAGATATTGATAGTTATGACGTCATGGCAATCGAGGCCACGGATGAGATTGAAGGTTGTGTTGAAGCCTACGAGAGCTTTGTTGCAACCGACATCTATGGTCATGACGTGTCCATCGTCCGCAATCGGCAATATCGACAGTATCTAGAAAACCGAGAAGGTGATAACCTTCTCGAGCCTGATTCATCTTCAGACGATCTTTACTGA
- a CDS encoding DUF5665 domain-containing protein, with protein sequence MNDNEKQGASPLSATNEADDKIGELHTLTNRIANELERSRIAQYTELLNRPWKLIGLNLLSGTARGVGIAIGFTFFAATIIYVLQVLGALNLPIVGDYIADIVRIVQRQLELN encoded by the coding sequence ATGAACGATAACGAGAAACAAGGTGCCTCACCCTTGTCAGCAACGAACGAAGCAGATGATAAGATCGGAGAGCTTCATACGTTAACTAATCGAATTGCCAATGAGCTCGAACGGTCACGTATTGCTCAATATACAGAGCTGTTGAACCGACCGTGGAAATTAATCGGACTTAACCTGTTATCTGGAACTGCCCGGGGTGTAGGAATTGCCATTGGCTTTACCTTTTTTGCAGCAACCATCATTTATGTGTTACAGGTACTGGGAGCACTTAATCTACCTATTGTAGGTGATTACATTGCGGATATCGTCAGAATCGTACAACGCCAGCTCGAACTGAACTGA
- the ileS gene encoding isoleucine--tRNA ligase, which yields MQRVDVKEKARARELRMLNKWKTENTFQKSIENREGKPNFVFYEGPPTANGKPHIGHVLGRVIKDFVGRYNTMKGYRVVRKAGWDTHGLPVELGVQKKLGISHKWEIEDYGVEKFINECKASVFEYEQQWRDLTEGIGYWTDMDHPYITLDNNYIESVWNILATIHEKGLLYRGHRVSPYCPSCQTTLSSHEVAQGYKDVKDLSATAKFKLDDSGEFVLAWTTTPWTLPSHVALAVNPDMDYSRVRQDNEVYIMATNLVEKVMKDAKGEYEVVGALKGSDLVGKTYSPPFNYVQAEKANIVLGASFVTDASGTGIVHMAPAHGEDDYRVCRENGISFVNMVDLEGKFVAEVTDFAGRFVKDCDIDIVRYLSENGRLFSKEKYEHSYPFCWRCDTPLLYYAMDSWFIQTTAIKDQLIANNSDVEWYPGHVREGRFGKFLEDLVDWNISRDRYWGTPLNIWVCEETGEQFAPHSIAELRARAVGDVPENLELHKPYVDDVKVMSSCGKYEMTRTPEVIDVWFDSGSMPFAQQHYPFENKETFEQQYPADMICEGIDQTRGWFYSLLAVSTLLTGKAPYKAVMATGHVLDESGQKMSKSKGNVIDPWEVIEEYGTDAFRWALLSDSAPWNSKRFSKGIVGEAKSKMVDTLVNTHAFLTLYATIDGFDPQEHPFKLSSHKLDRWILSRLNSLILVVEKALAVNDYLNSSKAIEAFVDELSNWYIRRSRDRFWGAGLTEDKLDAYRTLTEVLVTTAKLVAPFTPMLAEDIYLNLTTGESVHMEDYPVAQEAWIDLKLEQDMETARRVVELARNVRNETGIKTRQPLSELIVSLDKGFDLDSYEEIIKEEINVKGIRTENDDAEFVDFSLKLNLKVAGKKYGKNVGFLQNFFKGMSADETRKVVTEGVLNVVSPEGEELQVTQEELLVDKHAKSGFASASGYGLTVALNTEITTELEQEGWVREVVRAVQDTRKKLDLPIEKRVRLTLDVDAELQAAIQAFDDVLRENVLVTEVTFAKVDNMVQIEAGGKTFGVYIEA from the coding sequence ATGCAACGAGTTGATGTCAAAGAAAAAGCGCGGGCTAGAGAGCTACGCATGTTAAACAAATGGAAAACAGAGAACACATTCCAGAAATCAATTGAGAATCGTGAAGGTAAGCCAAACTTTGTATTTTACGAAGGACCACCAACAGCTAATGGTAAGCCGCATATCGGACACGTATTAGGTCGGGTTATCAAGGACTTTGTAGGACGTTATAACACCATGAAAGGGTACCGTGTCGTTCGTAAAGCAGGTTGGGATACACACGGACTTCCCGTTGAATTGGGTGTACAGAAGAAGCTGGGTATCTCTCATAAATGGGAGATCGAGGATTACGGTGTAGAGAAATTCATTAATGAATGTAAAGCCAGCGTGTTTGAATATGAACAGCAATGGCGTGACCTGACAGAAGGAATCGGTTATTGGACAGATATGGATCATCCATATATCACGTTGGATAACAACTACATCGAGAGTGTATGGAACATCTTGGCGACAATCCATGAGAAGGGGCTGCTCTACCGCGGTCACCGTGTTAGTCCGTATTGTCCTTCTTGTCAAACAACGCTTAGCTCCCATGAGGTTGCACAAGGGTATAAGGATGTTAAAGATCTAAGTGCTACAGCGAAGTTTAAGCTGGATGACAGTGGTGAATTTGTCCTTGCTTGGACAACAACGCCTTGGACACTTCCTTCTCACGTAGCACTTGCAGTGAATCCAGATATGGACTACTCCCGTGTGCGTCAAGATAACGAAGTATATATCATGGCAACTAATCTTGTAGAGAAAGTGATGAAGGACGCCAAAGGGGAATATGAAGTAGTTGGTGCGCTGAAGGGTTCTGATTTGGTTGGTAAAACGTATAGCCCTCCGTTTAACTACGTACAAGCTGAAAAAGCCAACATCGTCCTTGGAGCAAGCTTCGTAACAGATGCAAGCGGTACGGGTATCGTACACATGGCTCCTGCCCATGGTGAGGATGACTACCGTGTATGCCGTGAGAATGGAATCAGCTTCGTGAACATGGTGGATCTTGAAGGTAAGTTTGTGGCTGAGGTTACGGACTTTGCCGGACGTTTCGTGAAGGACTGTGATATTGATATCGTACGTTATCTGTCGGAGAATGGGCGTTTGTTTAGCAAAGAAAAATATGAGCACAGCTATCCATTCTGCTGGCGTTGTGATACACCACTTCTGTACTATGCAATGGACAGTTGGTTTATCCAAACGACAGCGATCAAGGATCAACTCATCGCAAACAACAGTGATGTAGAATGGTATCCAGGTCACGTTCGTGAAGGCCGTTTCGGTAAGTTCCTGGAAGATCTGGTGGACTGGAACATCAGCCGTGACCGTTATTGGGGAACTCCGCTCAACATCTGGGTATGTGAAGAGACAGGAGAACAATTCGCTCCACATAGCATCGCTGAATTGCGTGCACGTGCGGTAGGGGATGTGCCTGAGAATTTGGAACTGCACAAGCCGTATGTAGACGATGTGAAGGTTATGAGCTCTTGTGGTAAATACGAGATGACGCGTACACCAGAAGTCATCGACGTTTGGTTTGACAGTGGATCAATGCCGTTTGCTCAACAACATTATCCGTTTGAAAATAAAGAAACCTTTGAACAGCAATACCCAGCAGATATGATCTGTGAAGGTATCGACCAAACTCGTGGCTGGTTCTACAGTTTGCTTGCGGTTTCTACACTTCTGACAGGCAAAGCGCCTTACAAAGCGGTAATGGCAACAGGTCACGTATTGGATGAGAGTGGACAGAAAATGTCCAAATCCAAAGGTAATGTCATCGACCCTTGGGAAGTTATCGAAGAATATGGTACAGATGCATTCCGCTGGGCTTTATTGTCTGACAGTGCACCATGGAACAGCAAACGTTTCTCCAAAGGGATTGTCGGTGAAGCTAAATCTAAAATGGTGGATACACTTGTCAACACACACGCATTCCTAACGTTGTATGCCACGATTGATGGATTTGATCCACAGGAGCATCCGTTCAAGCTCTCTTCACACAAGCTGGATCGTTGGATTCTATCCAGACTGAACAGTCTGATCCTGGTTGTAGAAAAAGCGCTCGCTGTGAATGATTACTTGAATTCTTCCAAAGCGATCGAAGCGTTTGTGGATGAGCTGAGCAACTGGTACATCCGTCGTTCCCGTGACCGTTTCTGGGGAGCTGGATTAACCGAAGATAAACTGGATGCCTATCGTACACTTACTGAAGTGCTCGTGACTACAGCGAAGCTGGTGGCTCCATTTACACCGATGCTGGCAGAGGATATCTATCTGAACCTGACTACGGGTGAAAGTGTGCATATGGAGGATTATCCGGTAGCTCAAGAGGCTTGGATTGATCTGAAGCTGGAGCAGGATATGGAGACAGCACGCCGGGTCGTTGAATTGGCTCGTAACGTACGTAACGAAACAGGCATCAAGACACGTCAGCCATTGTCCGAGTTGATCGTATCACTAGATAAAGGCTTCGACTTGGATAGTTATGAAGAGATCATCAAGGAAGAGATCAATGTGAAGGGAATCCGTACCGAGAATGATGATGCGGAATTCGTTGATTTCTCTTTGAAATTGAACTTGAAAGTTGCAGGGAAGAAGTATGGTAAAAATGTTGGATTCCTGCAGAATTTCTTCAAAGGCATGTCCGCTGACGAAACTCGCAAAGTTGTTACAGAAGGTGTACTGAATGTGGTTTCTCCAGAAGGAGAAGAACTGCAAGTGACCCAAGAGGAACTGCTGGTAGATAAGCATGCCAAATCAGGTTTTGCTTCTGCGTCAGGTTATGGTTTGACGGTAGCGCTCAATACGGAAATCACAACAGAGCTGGAACAAGAGGGCTGGGTTCGTGAAGTCGTTCGTGCTGTTCAGGATACTCGGAAGAAGCTGGATCTACCAATTGAGAAAAGAGTCCGTTTGACACTGGACGTAGATGCAGAGCTTCAAGCAGCCATTCAGGCGTTTGATGATGTACTGCGTGAGAATGTCCTCGTAACTGAAGTTACATTTGCTAAAGTGGATAACATGGTACAGATCGAAGCTGGTGGCAAAACGTTCGGTGTTTATATCGAGGCGTAA
- a CDS encoding DivIVA domain-containing protein, with protein MPLTPLDIHNKEFSRRLRGYDEDEVNEFLDQVIKDYEGVIRENKELSNQLLSVQEKLDHFATIEETLSKTIIIAQEAADDVKNNAKKEAQLIVKEAEKNADRIVNESLAKSRKIALEVEELKKQASIYRARFRTLVEAQLELLSQDGWEALESREQEVRDRERGMKEIY; from the coding sequence ATGCCATTAACGCCGCTGGACATACATAACAAGGAATTTTCCCGACGCTTGCGTGGGTATGACGAGGATGAAGTCAATGAGTTCCTGGATCAAGTCATCAAAGATTATGAAGGCGTCATTCGCGAAAACAAAGAACTGAGCAATCAGTTGCTGTCCGTTCAGGAGAAACTGGATCATTTTGCAACCATTGAGGAAACGCTCAGCAAAACGATCATTATCGCGCAGGAAGCTGCCGATGATGTGAAGAATAACGCGAAGAAGGAAGCACAGTTGATCGTGAAGGAAGCAGAGAAAAATGCGGACCGCATCGTCAACGAATCTTTGGCTAAATCGCGTAAAATTGCTCTAGAAGTGGAAGAGCTCAAGAAGCAAGCTTCCATCTATCGTGCTCGTTTCCGTACACTTGTTGAAGCACAGCTTGAATTGTTGTCTCAAGATGGTTGGGAAGCGCTGGAGAGCCGGGAGCAGGAAGTCCGTGATCGGGAGCGGGGAATGAAGGAAATTTATTAG